The proteins below are encoded in one region of Segatella copri:
- a CDS encoding helix-turn-helix domain-containing protein, whose protein sequence is MEDGTLRRLELYLHDLHKKIDGIYDMLMLRHERSGEDKGCSGINEKLLDNQDLCLLFQISPRSLQRYRSLGVLPYKRLGQKTYYTEEDVKQFIKNNVKDFNQENVEHYLTRIHQKFK, encoded by the coding sequence TATATCTGCATGACCTGCACAAGAAGATTGACGGCATCTATGACATGCTGATGTTGAGACATGAGCGAAGCGGAGAGGACAAGGGATGCTCTGGCATCAACGAGAAATTGCTCGACAATCAGGATCTCTGTCTTCTGTTTCAAATCTCTCCCCGTTCCCTGCAACGCTACCGCAGTCTAGGAGTGCTTCCCTACAAGCGGCTGGGACAGAAGACCTACTACACGGAGGAAGACGTGAAGCAATTTATCAAGAACAACGTGAAGGATTTCAATCAGGAGAATGTGGAGCATTACTTGACTCGCATTCATCAGAAATTCAAATAA